The Nitrososphaerales archaeon genome has a window encoding:
- a CDS encoding Snf7 family protein — MSQFKDKWDRSRDVSLKEKITESFKTQEPLRLRLEQATRRIQTQISKLDATLSRLKERDSSLFRKVVAALQTHDNQTALALSNEIVEIRKMVKMVTQAKIALERVVLRLETVREIGDFAVTLTPAVGIIKSIRSGLINVMPEAEHEISEINSLLSSILVDAGQLGGLSLNFEAANEDAEKILNEASAVAEQKMREKFPELPIPSNVSEQSQQT; from the coding sequence ATGAGCCAGTTCAAGGATAAGTGGGATCGATCTAGGGATGTGAGCTTAAAGGAGAAGATCACAGAATCATTTAAAACACAGGAGCCATTAAGGCTGAGGCTCGAGCAGGCTACACGCCGAATTCAGACACAAATATCAAAGTTGGATGCAACCCTCTCAAGGTTGAAGGAGAGGGACTCTTCTCTCTTTAGAAAGGTCGTAGCAGCGCTTCAAACTCATGACAATCAGACGGCCCTTGCCCTATCCAATGAAATAGTCGAAATTAGGAAGATGGTGAAGATGGTAACTCAAGCAAAGATCGCCCTTGAGCGGGTCGTTCTCAGATTAGAAACGGTTCGAGAGATTGGAGACTTCGCTGTCACATTGACACCCGCTGTAGGTATCATTAAATCTATTAGGTCTGGGTTGATAAATGTGATGCCTGAAGCTGAGCATGAGATAAGCGAGATCAACAGTCTACTCAGTAGTATATTGGTAGATGCTGGGCAGCTCGGCGGACTCTCATTAAACTTTGAAGCTGCTAACGAGGATGCGGAGAAGATACTGAATGAGGCTTCTGCAGTAGCGGAGCAGAAGATGAGAGAGAAGTTCCCGGAGCTACCGATACCTTCAAATGTATCAGAACAGTCACAACAGACCTAA